A stretch of the Sulfurimonas sp. HSL-1656 genome encodes the following:
- a CDS encoding efflux RND transporter periplasmic adaptor subunit, which translates to MNNPFFKRAGIVLLLAVTAGALYFTLLRLEGPSLPETIAMGNGRIEATMVDIETKLPGRLAEITVHEGDMVKKGELLAAMDTAELDARYAQALAQVRQAEQQRKLALSVVKQRESERTLARKNLERSKNLYVNKNIPLVQLQQHESALNVTEAALEAARAQVVSADAAIDAARAQADSIKANLDESRLYAPIDGRVLYRLREPGEIIGGGGKVLTLLDLTDVYMTIFLPTAQAGRIDIGSEARIVLDARPDVAIPATVTFVSPQAQFTPKEIETQSEREKLMFRIKVKVDEALLRRYLDRVKIGLPGSAYVRTDTQTPWPERLNRLPGDDPTP; encoded by the coding sequence ATGAATAACCCATTTTTCAAACGTGCGGGCATTGTCCTGCTGCTGGCCGTCACGGCCGGCGCACTTTACTTTACACTGCTCCGGCTGGAAGGGCCTTCCCTGCCGGAGACGATCGCGATGGGGAACGGGCGCATCGAGGCGACGATGGTCGACATTGAAACGAAACTGCCCGGAAGGCTCGCCGAGATCACCGTGCACGAGGGGGACATGGTCAAAAAAGGGGAGCTGCTGGCGGCGATGGACACGGCCGAGCTTGATGCCCGTTACGCCCAGGCGCTGGCGCAGGTGCGCCAGGCGGAGCAGCAGCGCAAACTCGCGCTTTCCGTGGTCAAGCAGCGCGAGAGCGAACGGACCCTTGCGCGCAAAAACCTTGAACGCTCCAAGAATCTCTATGTCAACAAGAACATCCCGCTGGTACAGCTTCAGCAGCACGAGTCGGCCCTGAATGTTACCGAAGCCGCCCTGGAGGCGGCGCGTGCACAGGTCGTCAGCGCTGATGCCGCCATCGATGCGGCGCGGGCGCAGGCGGATTCGATCAAGGCGAACCTTGACGAGAGCCGGCTCTATGCGCCCATCGACGGACGCGTCCTCTACCGGCTCCGCGAACCCGGTGAGATCATCGGCGGCGGCGGAAAGGTGTTGACGCTGCTGGACCTGACCGACGTCTATATGACGATTTTCCTGCCGACGGCGCAGGCGGGGCGCATCGACATCGGCAGCGAAGCGCGGATTGTCCTGGATGCGCGTCCGGATGTCGCGATCCCGGCCACGGTGACCTTCGTCTCCCCGCAGGCGCAGTTCACCCCCAAAGAGATCGAAACGCAGAGCGAGCGCGAAAAGCTGATGTTCCGGATCAAGGTGAAAGTCGACGAAGCCCTGCTGCGCCGCTACCTTGACCGGGTCAAGATCGGACTGCCGGGGAGTGCCTATGTGCGTACGGACACGCAGACGCCGTGGCCTGAGCGGCTGAACCGCCTGCCGGGGGATGATCCGACGCCATGA